The sequence below is a genomic window from Ipomoea triloba cultivar NCNSP0323 chromosome 10, ASM357664v1.
AGGTTTCTTCGTCTCCGGCAATGGAGACAAAGAGtttcttcgtctccatggctaGGAGATGAAGAGGTTTCTCTCGTTTCCGGCAGagactttttttaaaatttttttatttttaaattatttaaaaaataaaaaagttaaatttagcattaccttttaaaaacttgtaaatTGGAAGAATTACATGGAATTGGTTAGTTTAGGGacttaattttagatttttttaggttcagtggcctaattgcattatctTGTGCAGTTGgatgacctatttgactcttattcctataaaaatatgataggataaatttcacttttggtcctctaactattatacatgaattaCGTTTGGtctttaactattaaaattttctaattagatgcatgactatgtaatttgtatcacatttggtcctgccatCCAATTACGGTCCAATTATTGTCGGAAGTGCTCTTTCCAGATCGAAGAAGCAAATGCGATGCTCCTTCCAAAAATGCTCTTTTTGGAAGAAGCAAATTTAATACTCCTTCCAGAAATGACCATTCCGGAAGAATCAGCAAATATGCAGTGCTCCTTCTAGATGGAGCACTTCCAGCAATACTTCGCTAGGAAATCAGACGAcgggaccaaatgtgatacaaattacataatcatgcacctaattagaaaattttaataatcaagAATCAAATGTGATTCATATATAATAGTCAggaaccaaaagtgaaatttattcaaatacgatattcaaataatttttaatttattaacaaTATGATATGTGATTAATATCACAATTACTTCATATTAACCGCCTCAGCGCTTTAAGTGAAcatgtttttctttaatatttattttttgtttaatttttttttgtctcaatTAAGACATGAAGTGAAAAACGATTTTGAtgataatatttgtttttcctGAATGAAATTTGATTTATAAAGTGGTATATATTGCAATGATCTCTTGATATAGAACATGTAAGAGTAAGTCTTGAACTGAAATGTGGGAATTGTAGAGCCACGCTTGTACGCATCCATTATGATCTTTAAAATCACATTTTGTGTCTattcttttcttaattttctttctttagtttttttttcttgcatgtGTTTTGGTTACGTTGTCTTTACCTAAtgaaaaaacacacacacacacactagttatTTAATGGTTTGTAAGGTTgtgatattttaattgaatcTAATTTCATGTGGCATAAGGTAAAATGAGAGTTTGTAAGATTTAATTTTAAACGCTCCCCAATGTGATCGAAAGATACATTTGGTGTGGTTGTAAGGATGttgaaaatacaattttaaaaaattaaacaggGAATGAAATGCAATCCCATGAGTGTTGAGGTAAAATAGGAAGGGTGAGACCATCTTTGTAGGGTCATGTGATCTACTAAATCTATCTAATGAGGAAAATGTTAGTGCCACTTGAATTGGAGAATtgaaattttagaaaatgaagaataaaGAGATAATTTAGATGAAAAAATTACGGAAACAATATCATTTTTAAGGATTTGGCCCAATTAACATGACACTGTGAAGGTTCCAAGCACTAAGGTAGACGAACCTTCAAGAAGCTAAGTACATCAACAAAGAGATACACTAACAATCTATTAATGTCCAAAAGAGAGTGAAACGCAAAAATTGATACAATCAAGATAAAAGTAGGGGTCCTCGACAAGAAAGTTATTAGTCTTCTATATGAATTGATCTTAACAGTTAGGAGGGTAAGAGTCTAAACTTGAGTCATGATGGGAATGCACAAATGAATCTCAACCTAATTGTCACTCACAGGGAATCAAACTAGTTGTGATTAGGCCTACAAGTTGCTTCATTTTCATGGTGAACCACTTCGAGGCCTATAGGCACACTAAGTAACAGATCCTTCTTAGTCCTCCATTGTCATAGACGAGATTGATAGAGTTTGTGTAAGTGTGGCTTAGATTTCCAATCCAATTCTCATTGAATTGAATCTCTTCCTAAACATGCTAATGAATGTGGCCATCAAACATCAACAAGGGAATCTCATCATGATTATTGCACAAACATCAAATGCCACTGATTACGCAATTTCACTCCATTATGCAATTAATCGATCAATGAATCGGCATCCAGAAAGATCAAACTCCCATAGTCTATGCCCCTAAAATAACTATTCATACATCTCTAAGAAGTTATACACaaaaatcatcaaattaaatacaattcaTACATTGCAAAAGATGGGAAAAATAGAAAGAGCGTAACGCACTGATATTGACAAAAATAGAGTGTAGATTTTCAATTTAAAGATGATTTTTGTTCTTATAAGCTTTTAGATTCAATGTAGACGTAAATAtgtaataacattaaaattatatcttgagaagtaaatataatttatagatTTAAAATTATGTGGAGTGAATTAGGCCAATCatctaaaaatgtaaatttggtAATTAAGCTGGACTCAACCCACATAACATCGCTATTATATTACAAGTTGTTTACAAAGCTTAGACATTAATGTTTGGGGAAAAAACTTTAGAAAATTGTTCACTACTTGTTTGACCATTTCAAAAAGCTGTAGTAATAAATTTGATGCTTTCTagacaactttttaaaagtaaattagctgtttgaATGTAAAAACAAATTAGCTTTTTATGAGGTCTGTATGACATAATTTTAACTAATATTTTTAGTAGAATACTATATGTTTTTAACCCTAAACATTAATGTTTTTTAGTAGAATActatatgtttttaactaatattttaaccctaaaccctaaaccctaaacatcCATGTGTGAAAAAAGTGAATTACAATGGTTAGTAAATGTTAGTgttgaaaaatgtaaaactaacaTGGGAAAAGTGAATTAAAAATGATTCTCgtacttaaaagttaaaagtaaCCAGTTTGATTCTTATCAATACTTTTTACACAATGTCTTTCTAGTGTAATTTATTTCTCATGGCATGGTGTGATTTATAGGTTATTATACAAGAAAGAGATTTACTGCATACACATACTTAAATAGTAATTGTTGGATTTTCTTGCCACCTAAAAATAGTGTAAAATCGAAATACATTTTATCGGCTTAGTAGTTGATATAAGAGAACGGTTAATATGCTCCGGGAAGCccgggggaatcgtcacttccttgggaatcgaacccggattctcccgaaattcttctacacaaaaaaaaaaaacttacttgccacttgaactaccACATTGGGTTATAATTTATCTATTATTAAGTTAATAAGGCATCAACAGTGGAGTATATGGGCCAAAATTAGTTGAAACTTGGCAGACTTTTTGGCCCTTTTATTACAGGCTGTGAAGGCCCAATTTAATTTGGGTTGTTAATAGGTTTTCAACCCAAATTGCAAGTGATTTTGCATGGACCGCACCGTGCAATTTGGTAGCTCCAACTTCAGTCGTTATATAGTGGACCATTGTTTAAAAACAACGATgtttttttaagtaaagaaatgtTTGCAGTCACATTTTAACGGAGTcccgtaaatgaaactacagtttatctcaaatgaagctgccttacatttgtttttatatttatcaaatgaaactgtagttgaattaaaatgaaattgtaattgtgttgaaatgaaactgcaatgtatataaaatgaaactgaataatagtttcacatatttgagtgcctattgtccaatgaaactgtagttatatcgaaatgatattgtagttgtgttgtaatgaaactatagtgtgtataaaattaaactgaataatagtttcacatatttgagtgtataatatttaatgaaattggagttatatcgaaatgaaactacaatgtatataaaatgaaactgaataataatttcacatatttgagtatatattattcaatgaaactgtagttatatatattgaaatgatactatagttgtattgtaattaaactatattttatataaaatgaaacggaataataatttcacatatatttgagtgtataatgtcgaatgaaactgtagttatatcgaaatgaaattagagtatataaaattgaatattttacaCAAATAAAGCTACTCTGTCGTAGACCACACCTGCGTCACCTTACTGCATTCTGAAAAAAGATGATAAACTGTTTCTTCTGCATTGTCACACAAAGGGCAGTACGTAGAGGGAGTAAGAGTACTAAACCAATACAACAAGTCAACaagtttagaagttagaatAAGCGCAATACTAAAagtttataagtaacaaaatatgtatttatagatttaagtttatatatttataattaacaatttaacatacAGTAGAACGCAGCcttaatatttttgtcttttcaaattttcatgtaaaacttatgttatttttttatataagttATATTACTTATATCAAAATCAGAGTATTCATCTGCAACACCCTAACTCATAAACCGCACAAATATTAAATGCCACAATAATTCTTTTATCTAAGAAGAGCATCAACCAATACACTGTATATACATACCAAATCACTTACCATTATTTCACCCTTGTCAgtcttaaacaaattaaagtactGTACATACATGCATTCACACACCAACAAATTTCATATCAACTAGTTACTGACTCGATGACAATTACCAAAACATGATGATATATTAGGTACAAGAAAGAAACGAAAGAGTTGTACAAGCTAAGGGGCATTATGCAACAATAACCAAAACtcataaaattttaagtaaATATGTGTAAATACTTGTTAGAgtaatgtatttttattgtgaCTATTACCTTTTGTTTTCATAACTCAGGTTTCTGGCTTCACTAAATTATATGTTGCACCTCATGAACTCGCCCTAAACCTATAAATTATGTTAATCTAGTTTCGAAATTCAACACCAAATTGTAAACTTATGTGCACAAGGAATccaacacaaataaaaaaattctcaatGTTTATGGCAAAAATTGAACCTCACCTATTGTTGTAAGCAAATCTTAAGTGAAACTTCTCATCGACTAAACAAGTCTTGAACACTATTACTTAGAAATACCCTGGTTTCCCGCTTCGCCCTCAGGCCCATGGGAAGGTAAACCGAGCACACCAAATTGTACACTTTTGGCACAAGGAACTCAACCCATTTCGTGGAATTATATCTTGGACACCATGAGTCCACGCAAAGCCAATAAAGAGATAAATTGagtcaatttaattttaagacTCAACACCACAATGAATCCAAACCCTCAGTATTGTGGCAGAAATCAAACCTCAACCCTATATATGTTCAAAAGCAAAAGCAAATattaaatgaaatttgtaatcATCAACTAGACAAATGTCCTGATCGAGCAGCTTTATTTATtcagaatactcataagaatcCGTCACCTCAACAAGTATTCATGTTCCGAAATCATTAATCATTAAAACTTTACTCTGCAAAACTTGGAATATATGCTAAAAACACATGAATCATGATCTGATTACTACACTGATTTCATGAAgtttataacaacaacaacaacgtacAATTACCAATCAACAACATACTTCAATGTCGtatattatactatatatatccGGCCGTAAAGTAGTCACTTGATGATCACGACAATTCTAACGACAGAAGCCCGTCTTTCTTGGACGAAGCATTTCGACTGCTGGACAGACTCCACTGGTCGGAAAACGCCACCGACGAAACTCCGGCACCGCCGCCCTTCCCGCATTTCGCGACGGTCCTTATGCTCTCGATCAACTCCTCCGTCGCCGTCTCCTGAGACAGAATCTCCACTAACTGTTTCGGGCTAATCACTAACTTCACCTTCCAAAACCCACTGCTCCCATACCCGTACCCGAACCCGTGCCGTGAAAACGACGCGCCGGCGCCGGTGTAAGATCTCTTCAGCAAAATTCCCCGGCTATCGAACGACATTCTGTACGATGCCACCAGAGGCGGCGGAATCTGCGGCACGCTGTTCGATCTCACGTGCCCGATCTCGAACGTCGCCACCGtctcgccggcgccggcgccggcccTGCTTCTTCTGCTCTTGTCGAGCGGGAGGAGATAATAGGAATTTCCGGCGAGGAGAACTTCGTGGTGGGGCAGAGGGTTCCAGAACAGGTCGTGGCTCCTGAAGATTCCGTGGCCCGGAAACTCGTCGGCGATGGATTCCACGGTTATCGGCGCGTAAAACTCCATGACGCCGTTGGTGGAGGTTATTACCTTAACGACATCCTCGTTTTCGGCATCTCCCACCCCTCCGAACAAACAATTCCCCATCTAGATCAGATCAGATgatagcttcttcttcttcttcttctgcttcgTTGTTTTGGAGGGTAGTTTATAAAAAGGAGGGAAAGTTGCGCAAACGAGTTTTTGGTCTTCGTCGGTGGAATTTTTCTTTAGACCCTAAAGATAAAGAAATGGGAACTTATATATATCTTTGATGCTTAGTAATATTACAAGTAGATTAATGGTCAAAAATTTTGTCTTCATAGGACCACCTGTTATAGGAGTTACAAAATCAGAACATCATCACTTCAGCCTTCACTCAATGTACACTCTCAAATATATAATGGCTCAAACACTCATATAGTCATTTAATTCTCATGTGCGGATTTACTCAGTGCCCATCTTCAAATAGTGATTGAATGACTGAAACACCCACACAATCATTTACCTCTCATGTGAAGGTTTACTCGGTGCACACCTTAATTGAAATGCCCACACAATCAATGCACCCATGCTTGACTGAATGGGTGGTCAAGTACATGAAATATAATTCTGGTATCAAAAGATCATCACTTCAGGGTTTACTCAATGCAGACTCTCAAATAGTGACTAAAACACTCATATAGTCCTTTAATTCTCATGTGTGGATTTACTTCTTATATATCTTCAAATAATGATTGAATGACTGAAATGCCCACAGAATCATTTATCTCTTATGTGTGGGTTTATTCCGTACACACCCTAACCGAAATGCCCATACAGTCATTTACCTCTTCTGTGAAACTTACAAGTTATTACACATGTATCCAGATTTATTAAGTGCACAGTCATCAAACAAAATATGCTCATATCCAACCCATAAACCACCCAACAAATAAATAtgatgtaataataatttaatagaaTAACTTAGCTTAATCATTATTAATATGTTATTGGCAatcatgtgtatatatgtatcatattcTTATAATATAATGGTGGAAGGCGAAAAGGGACACTATGTCCATGAAttcagaactcatcatcctcaCGAACTATGTTGTTatgttgattattataaaataataaaaagcatGCAAAGACGCCTTAgtttagctagctagctttcaCTTTTTCTTTATCAAAAAACTGGGCCAACTCCATGCTCATCTTTTGCCCCTATATTTTGCTAAAGTGAAGAGATAGATGCACATCCCAACTTCCTCTGTTTTCCCTttaggatgatgatgatgatgatgatgattacccTCCACTTATCATTACAGTTTTGAAGACTGagctttcactttttttttttttttcattcattctTTTTTGTTAGGCATGCACAATTTAATTTGCATTAGTGTtcaagattttatgaaaaagatTCTCCACATAAGCCAAACTGCGATCTAGTCATGACATTCAAGACTACTTAGTTGATATTAGATAGGTGTTCAGATATGTAAAATGGTGAAGCTAATTAACGTGCAAATTGAATGGCTAgtaagcacaacgagtcaacagtcgTCTCCACTGAGACTAGAGATGGGGCGATTATGTAGGAAATGAAGATTTTATTGGTTTGATTGAAAAGGAGATTTGATACGTTAAATGAAGTGCAAATGTGGAATGTTACCCACTGGAAAAAGAGACAAAATTATGAGTGGCAGACCACGTACTGGAAACCTGGAAGGGTTTTCCAATTAACTTTATAGAGCAGCGGCTGCACTACTATAcgcatttttatttcttttttgctAACtgtgaaaatgaaataaatccAACTAGTGCATGCATGCTGTGCTCTACcatctaataaaatatttgttgctATTGCCATGAAACCGCTTTTAACTAAAACAAATCTAAAGGAAAATGCTTAATACCCTTATGTTTATCACTCACCAACTTGTCATTTCCTAATGtcacaaattttaattggtttgcttttcctttttttttttttccctttttacttcatttcttaATCAATTAAAACTTGCCATATCAGAGAGTGACAAGTTTGTGAGTGGTAAATGGAGGGGCACTAAGCATGGTCCAAATCTAAAATATGTAcagagtaatattttattttttttcccctttttacttcatttcttaATCAATTAAAACTTGCCATATCAGAGAGTGACAAGTTTGTGAGTGGTAAATGGAGGGGCACTAAGCATGGTCCAAATCTAAAATATGTAcagagtaatattttattttttttcccctttttacttcatttcttaATCAATTAAAACTTGCCATATCAGAGAGTGACAAGTTTGTGAGTGGTAAATGGAGGGGCACTAAGCATGGTCCAAATCTAAAATATGTAcagagtaatattttattttttttcccctttttacttcatttcttaATCAATTAAAACTTGCCATATCAGAGAGTGACAAGTTTGTGAGTGGTAAATGGAGGGGCACTAAGCATGGTCCAAATCTAAAATATGTAcagagtaatattttattttttttcccctttttacttcatttcttaATCAATTAAAACTTGCCATATCAGAGAGTGACAAGTTTGTGAGTGGTAAATGGAGGGGCACTAAGCATGGTCCAAATCTAAAATATGTAcagagtaatattttattttttttcccctttttacttcatttcttaATCAATTAAAACTTGCCATATCAGAGAGTGACAAGTTTGTGAGTGGTAAATGGAGGGGCACTAAGCATGGTCCAAAGTTTGTGAGTGGTAAATGGAGGGGCACTAAGCATGGTCCAAATCTAAAATATGTACAGAGTAATATTTTAAAGCATGGTCCAAATCTAAAATATGTACAGAGTAATATTTTAGtggaaatgtaatttttttaataaattaacaagtagtatatttatattaaaaatgttatgGTTCACTAATAACactagtaaaaataaaatatttgttgactaataaaaaaatattacattttcactaaaaaaaatattacacatttGAGATCTGTTTTATAAATTTCAATATACACatttttgtaataaaatgtacttttttaaatttaaagattGAAATATTTCACTCGACAATTCAATATAATGTCTCATATTTCTTCCAAGTATTATTTTTGTTCTATCATTATTTTGTGTGACAAAGACACAAAGCTTTATCAATCATCGTATTAAACAATACTTGAAAACTCTCTGTTTCTCTAAAATGTTTAGAACTTAGctttaagtatttgaattacaaaatatat
It includes:
- the LOC116032888 gene encoding uncharacterized protein LOC116032888, with product MGNCLFGGVGDAENEDVVKVITSTNGVMEFYAPITVESIADEFPGHGIFRSHDLFWNPLPHHEVLLAGNSYYLLPLDKSRRSRAGAGAGETVATFEIGHVRSNSVPQIPPPLVASYRMSFDSRGILLKRSYTGAGASFSRHGFGYGYGSSGFWKVKLVISPKQLVEILSQETATEELIESIRTVAKCGKGGGAGVSSVAFSDQWSLSSSRNASSKKDGLLSLELS